A region of Bacteroidota bacterium DNA encodes the following proteins:
- a CDS encoding 6-carboxytetrahydropterin synthase, producing MVFITRREQFSAAHKLYREDWSKEKNAEVFGKCANPNWHGHNYQLWVTVKGEQNSETSFVTNLTDISNIVREKIISKLDHKNVNLDVDFMKGKLATTENLAVEIWKQIEAPIQQLGCELHCVKIQETENNYVEYFGN from the coding sequence ATGGTTTTCATTACACGCAGGGAGCAATTTTCAGCAGCGCATAAATTATATCGCGAGGACTGGTCAAAAGAAAAAAACGCGGAAGTGTTCGGCAAATGCGCCAATCCCAACTGGCACGGGCATAACTATCAATTATGGGTAACGGTGAAGGGCGAGCAAAATTCCGAAACAAGTTTTGTAACCAACCTCACGGACATAAGCAACATCGTGCGCGAAAAAATAATTTCCAAACTCGACCATAAGAATGTAAACCTCGATGTTGATTTCATGAAAGGAAAACTTGCTACGACAGAAAATTTAGCAGTGGAAATATGGAAGCAGATTGAAGCGCCCATTCAACAACTCGGCTGCGAACTTCATTGCGTGAAAATTCAGGAAACAGAAAACAATTACGTGGAATATTTTGGCAACTGA
- the mqnB gene encoding futalosine hydrolase, with protein sequence MKILIVSATKKEIASLLRISDKKTGDSFFTSSFGKHTLDFLITGVGMTSTAFHLGKLLSNKKYDLAINAGIAGSFRKNIPPGTVVNVTEDCFADFGAEDGEKFLTAEEIKLVQSSKFKVSRRDSFGASSKFKNKTLNKLPKAKAITVNTVHGNASSIKKVVKKFNPDIESMEGAAFFLACMEEKIPCIQVRAISNYVENSK encoded by the coding sequence ATGAAAATTCTTATTGTATCGGCAACGAAAAAGGAAATTGCTTCTTTGCTGAGAATAAGCGATAAAAAAACAGGAGATAGTTTTTTTACTTCTTCTTTTGGAAAACATACGCTCGATTTTCTGATTACCGGAGTTGGAATGACTTCCACCGCCTTTCATTTAGGGAAACTTTTATCAAACAAGAAATACGATTTGGCAATCAATGCCGGCATAGCGGGAAGTTTCAGAAAAAATATTCCACCGGGAACTGTGGTGAATGTTACCGAAGATTGTTTTGCTGATTTCGGAGCGGAGGACGGAGAAAAATTTCTTACAGCGGAAGAAATCAAGTTGGTTCAAAGTTCAAAGTTCAAAGTTTCCCGAAGGGACTCCTTCGGAGCAAGTTCAAAGTTTAAAAACAAAACATTGAATAAACTTCCGAAAGCAAAAGCAATTACAGTGAATACGGTTCATGGAAATGCTTCTTCCATAAAAAAAGTGGTAAAGAAATTCAATCCCGATATTGAAAGCATGGAAGGCGCAGCATTTTTTCTTGCCTGCATGGAGGAAAAAATTCCGTGCATTCAGGTAAGAGCCATTTCAAATTATGTGGAGAATTCAAAATAA
- a CDS encoding amidohydrolase, whose product MKSSKSEIVRKIRKCNLLFLYFLLSTIYSCTTRKEKVDLIVHNAVVYTVDSSFSTAESFAVKSGKIIAVGTNDSILAKYDGEKLDAQGKAVFPGLIDAHCHFYGYGLGLKKVDLVGTKSFDEVIQRVIEFSKSNHGEWIQGRGWDQNDWDIKEFPDKRKLDSLFPNTPVFLKRIDGHAALVNSEALRRANITFATQVDGGALLFYEGEKTSGGSPAKITGLTGILLDNAMDLVAKIIPAPSKEEMKAALLAAQKNCFAVGLTTVDDAGLEKQIVDLIDEMQKNDELKMRVYAMLTDNKENLDYYLQHGIYKTDRLNVRSFKFYADGALGSRGACLLEDYSDKKCWKGFLLSKPEYFKEMAKKMFEKGFQMNTHCIGDSAIRFILNTYTNIIMDRLKKESQIPSKIETRWRIEHCQVLSKKDIEDSKPTWAMEEGMVEYSNHHNVILSVQPTHATSDMYWAKDRLGEERIKYAYAYKDLLKAAGMVALGTDFPVENINPMYTFYAAVARKDLKGFPEGGFQMENALTREETLKGMTIWAAYANFEEKEKGSIEKNKFADFIILDKDIMKINMDEVPNVKVIYTFVNGEKVYSSESNKK is encoded by the coding sequence ATGAAATCATCGAAAAGCGAAATAGTACGAAAAATACGAAAGTGTAATTTACTTTTTCTTTACTTTTTACTTTCTACTATTTACTCTTGCACAACAAGAAAAGAAAAAGTTGATTTGATTGTGCATAACGCTGTTGTTTACACGGTTGATTCTTCTTTTTCTACTGCTGAAAGTTTTGCTGTTAAAAGCGGAAAAATAATTGCAGTCGGAACAAATGATTCTATTCTTGCAAAGTATGACGGAGAAAAATTAGACGCACAGGGCAAAGCCGTTTTTCCCGGACTCATTGATGCTCACTGTCATTTTTACGGATATGGTTTAGGTTTGAAGAAAGTTGATTTGGTCGGAACAAAATCTTTTGATGAAGTCATTCAGCGCGTGATTGAATTTTCAAAATCAAATCATGGCGAATGGATACAAGGGCGCGGCTGGGATCAGAACGATTGGGATATAAAAGAGTTTCCTGATAAAAGAAAATTAGATTCACTCTTTCCCAATACTCCTGTTTTCTTAAAAAGGATTGACGGTCATGCCGCGCTCGTAAACAGCGAAGCACTCAGGCGAGCAAACATCACTTTCGCAACGCAGGTGGATGGAGGCGCTCTGCTTTTTTATGAAGGGGAAAAAACATCGGGCGGTTCTCCGGCAAAAATCACGGGGCTGACCGGAATTTTATTAGACAACGCGATGGATTTGGTCGCGAAAATAATTCCAGCGCCATCAAAAGAAGAAATGAAAGCCGCGTTGCTTGCCGCACAGAAAAATTGTTTTGCCGTTGGTTTGACAACTGTTGACGATGCTGGTTTGGAAAAACAAATTGTGGACTTAATAGATGAAATGCAAAAAAACGATGAACTGAAAATGCGCGTCTACGCAATGCTCACCGACAACAAGGAAAATCTGGATTACTATTTGCAACATGGAATTTACAAGACCGACAGATTAAATGTGCGCTCCTTTAAATTTTATGCCGATGGCGCACTTGGCTCGCGTGGCGCTTGCCTGCTGGAAGATTATTCTGATAAAAAATGTTGGAAAGGATTTTTACTCAGCAAGCCGGAATATTTCAAGGAGATGGCAAAGAAAATGTTTGAAAAGGGATTTCAAATGAACACGCATTGTATTGGTGATTCTGCAATACGATTTATTTTAAATACCTATACAAATATAATTATGGATAGATTGAAAAAAGAAAGCCAGATTCCAAGTAAAATCGAAACACGATGGAGGATAGAACACTGTCAGGTTCTTTCTAAAAAAGATATTGAGGATTCGAAACCAACATGGGCAATGGAAGAAGGAATGGTAGAATATTCAAATCATCATAATGTAATTCTTTCCGTCCAACCAACCCACGCAACTTCCGATATGTACTGGGCAAAAGACAGGTTGGGAGAAGAAAGAATTAAATATGCTTACGCCTACAAAGATTTATTGAAAGCGGCAGGGATGGTTGCGCTCGGAACCGATTTCCCTGTGGAAAATATAAATCCGATGTACACGTTTTATGCAGCGGTTGCGAGAAAAGATTTGAAAGGGTTCCCTGAAGGTGGCTTTCAAATGGAAAATGCTTTGACACGCGAAGAAACTTTAAAAGGAATGACCATTTGGGCGGCTTACGCCAACTTCGAGGAAAAAGAAAAAGGAAGCATTGAAAAAAATAAATTTGCCGATTTTATTATCTTAGATAAAGACATTATGAAAATAAATATGGATGAAGTTCCGAATGTGAAAGTGATTTATACTTTTGTGAATGGCGAAAAAGTTTATTCATCAGAATCAAATAAAAAATAA
- a CDS encoding tetratricopeptide repeat protein, whose amino-acid sequence MKKILFILFFPSFLFSQQKKIDSLEKLLSAAKKDTNKVNILNTLCWEYYNNGSEKSLEYGKEALKLAEQLNYKRGMARSNVRIGIVQWAKGQYPEALDSYFKAIKIYEAMGDSAKIPGILSNVGNIYAAINKTDEALQYFKKALDMDEKLKDKKSIAVSLANISNIYNMKEKLDDALLYSLKALQIKRELNDKRGLSITLNDIGVIYEKKFQYKKAQDYYFEGLKVSQDINEEPSIVLSYYNLGISSRKLDKMEDAINYLKKSFETATKIDDRQGVMEAAYELSETYAKENNYKNAYEYHQKYVQTKDTLLNEESSRQITEMQTKYETEKKEQQITLLNKDKELQDAQLNRQKIVIWSVAGGFLIVLMLSIFIFRERKKSEKLLLNILPAETAKELKAKGKASPKYYESVTIMFTDFKGFTTIAEKLSAEELVSELDFLFKKFDAIISKYNIEKIKTIGDAYMCASGLPTSNSNHAEEIVKAGLEIQNWMIEQNNKWQLRIGIHSGAVTAGVVGDKKFAYDIWGDTVNVASRMESSGEAGKINISGATYQILQGFQNLEGLEFKFRGKIPAKNKGEIEMYFVAG is encoded by the coding sequence ATGAAAAAGATACTTTTCATTTTGTTTTTTCCTTCGTTTCTGTTTTCACAACAGAAAAAAATTGATTCGCTGGAAAAACTTCTTTCGGCTGCAAAAAAAGATACCAATAAGGTAAATATTCTGAATACCCTTTGTTGGGAGTATTATAACAATGGCTCTGAAAAATCCTTGGAATATGGTAAAGAAGCACTAAAACTCGCAGAGCAATTGAATTATAAAAGAGGAATGGCAAGAAGTAATGTGCGAATTGGAATTGTGCAATGGGCAAAAGGGCAATATCCCGAAGCACTGGATTCGTATTTCAAGGCGATTAAAATTTATGAAGCCATGGGCGACAGCGCAAAAATTCCCGGCATACTGAGCAATGTGGGAAATATTTATGCGGCAATTAATAAAACCGATGAAGCATTGCAATATTTTAAGAAAGCATTGGATATGGACGAAAAGCTGAAAGATAAAAAAAGTATTGCTGTTTCTCTTGCCAACATCAGCAATATTTATAACATGAAAGAAAAACTCGATGATGCATTGCTGTATAGTTTAAAAGCACTGCAGATAAAAAGAGAGCTTAATGATAAGCGCGGGTTAAGTATTACACTCAATGACATCGGGGTGATTTACGAAAAAAAATTTCAATATAAAAAAGCGCAGGACTATTATTTTGAGGGGCTGAAAGTTTCACAGGATATTAATGAAGAACCATCCATTGTTCTCTCCTATTATAACCTTGGTATTTCAAGCAGAAAGTTAGATAAAATGGAAGATGCAATAAATTACTTAAAAAAATCTTTTGAAACCGCAACTAAAATTGATGACAGGCAAGGTGTAATGGAAGCGGCTTATGAATTATCAGAAACTTATGCAAAGGAGAATAATTATAAAAATGCCTATGAGTATCATCAGAAATATGTTCAAACCAAAGACACGCTTCTCAACGAAGAATCCAGCAGGCAAATCACCGAAATGCAAACCAAGTATGAAACGGAGAAAAAAGAACAGCAGATTACTTTATTGAATAAGGATAAAGAATTACAGGATGCACAACTGAACAGACAGAAGATTGTGATTTGGTCGGTTGCCGGAGGATTTTTAATTGTGTTGATGCTTTCCATTTTTATTTTCCGCGAAAGGAAAAAATCAGAAAAACTTCTGCTGAATATTCTGCCTGCCGAAACAGCGAAGGAATTAAAAGCAAAAGGCAAAGCGTCTCCGAAATATTACGAGAGCGTAACCATCATGTTCACCGACTTCAAAGGATTCACCACCATTGCAGAAAAACTTTCTGCCGAAGAATTAGTTTCCGAATTAGATTTTCTTTTTAAGAAGTTTGATGCAATCATTTCCAAGTACAACATTGAAAAAATAAAAACAATCGGAGATGCATACATGTGCGCAAGCGGATTGCCGACTTCCAATTCAAATCACGCGGAGGAAATTGTAAAAGCGGGATTAGAAATACAAAATTGGATGATAGAACAAAATAATAAATGGCAACTGCGAATTGGAATTCATAGCGGTGCTGTCACGGCAGGAGTGGTAGGCGATAAAAAATTCGCTTATGATATTTGGGGAGACACAGTGAATGTTGCATCGCGCATGGAGTCATCGGGCGAAGCGGGGAAAATAAATATTTCGGGCGCAACGTACCAAATCCTTCAAGGTTTTCAAAACCTTGAAGGATTAGAATTCAAGTTTCGCGGAAAAATTCCTGCAAAGAACAAAGGAGAAATTGAAATGTATTTTGTTGCAGGATGA
- the folE gene encoding GTP cyclohydrolase I FolE — MAKKKIDYEDDELEGYARKDIYNPRMLKDISQKYSAILKDIGEDVNRDGLKKTPERVAKALQFLTHGYDIDPAEILRAALFKDDYKQMVLVKDIEIYSLCEHHLLPFFGKAHIAYIPNGKIVGLSKIPRVVDAFARRLQVQERLTTQIRDCIQETLKPLGVAVVIEAKHLCMLMRGVQKQNSVATTSAFTGEFLDNPKTREEFVNLISSKLL, encoded by the coding sequence ATGGCAAAAAAGAAAATTGATTACGAGGATGATGAACTGGAAGGATACGCGCGCAAGGATATTTACAATCCGCGCATGCTCAAAGATATTTCTCAAAAATATTCCGCCATTCTGAAAGATATTGGCGAAGACGTGAACCGCGATGGTTTGAAAAAAACTCCCGAGCGCGTGGCAAAGGCATTGCAGTTTCTTACGCACGGATATGACATTGACCCGGCAGAAATTTTGCGCGCAGCTTTATTCAAAGATGATTACAAGCAAATGGTGCTGGTGAAGGACATAGAAATTTATTCTCTCTGCGAACATCACCTGCTTCCTTTTTTCGGCAAGGCACACATCGCGTATATTCCGAATGGAAAAATTGTGGGCTTGAGTAAAATTCCAAGAGTAGTGGATGCCTTCGCCAGAAGATTGCAGGTGCAGGAACGGCTCACCACTCAAATCCGCGACTGCATTCAGGAAACATTAAAGCCGCTGGGCGTTGCAGTGGTCATTGAAGCAAAACATTTATGCATGCTCATGCGCGGAGTGCAAAAACAAAATTCGGTTGCCACCACTTCCGCTTTCACCGGAGAATTTCTCGACAATCCCAAAACAAGAGAAGAGTTTGTGAATTTAATTTCCAGTAAGCTTCTGTAG
- a CDS encoding CAP domain-containing protein: MKKLIILISAATLFFNFSKPIAVIDGWDDATIQKANTAKNETSYSDEEKKVVLFTNLARLKPDLFAKTFLQKYMDSTKTKESSFSRSLKNDLQSKYKTMEVLTVKQDLTDEAVEHAKDTGKKGNLGHFTSDGKSFDFRMKKFKEVYGAIAENCDYGNNTALAIVIHLLIDEGQGTVEHRKTLMDKSLKYVGVSIQPHKKEKWTCVMDFAADKK; this comes from the coding sequence ATGAAAAAATTAATTATTCTTATTTCCGCAGCAACACTATTTTTCAATTTCAGCAAACCAATTGCTGTAATAGACGGATGGGATGACGCAACAATTCAAAAAGCCAACACAGCAAAAAATGAAACTTCCTATTCAGATGAAGAAAAAAAAGTCGTGCTCTTCACAAATCTTGCCCGGTTGAAACCGGATTTGTTTGCAAAAACTTTTTTGCAGAAATATATGGACTCCACCAAGACAAAAGAAAGTTCATTCAGCCGCTCACTTAAAAATGATTTGCAGTCAAAATATAAAACAATGGAAGTTCTTACTGTGAAACAGGATTTAACTGATGAAGCAGTTGAACACGCAAAGGACACAGGCAAAAAGGGAAACCTAGGTCATTTTACTTCCGATGGAAAAAGTTTTGACTTCCGCATGAAAAAGTTCAAGGAGGTTTACGGAGCTATTGCCGAAAACTGCGACTATGGAAATAACACAGCACTGGCAATTGTAATTCATCTTTTAATTGACGAAGGGCAGGGCACGGTGGAACACAGAAAAACTTTAATGGATAAATCGTTGAAGTATGTGGGCGTTTCCATTCAGCCGCATAAAAAAGAAAAATGGACCTGCGTGATGGATTTTGCTGCCGATAAAAAATAA